Within the Eleginops maclovinus isolate JMC-PN-2008 ecotype Puerto Natales chromosome 13, JC_Emac_rtc_rv5, whole genome shotgun sequence genome, the region TCTCTCGGCGTATTTAAGTATGATCCAAGTAGCTTTCTAAGTGTGGATTATGACTCAAGTCTGGCTGCACTTTAAGAGAAACTAGACACCAGGTCCATCTGTGACTCATCATAATATCAAAAGTCTAATGAGCAACTCTGTCGAAGcgagacaggtgtgtgtgtatggtgcCAACCTTTAACACTTCCATATTgcaaaatcacacacattagATCCTCTCACCTCAGTGTATGCTTTTCCCTCCCTGTGCAGACACCATGCACGATGGCATGATCCTTTATTTAGCCTTGATCTTTAATGACAGCTGGGTTGTGTGAACACGACATTccagcaaagacacacacacacacacacacacacacacacacacacacacacacacacacacacacacacacacacacacacacacacacacacacacacacacacacacacacacacacacacacagaacatatAACAACATACTTACACCATATCCACCAGCATGACTTCACAAAGCAGCCATATACTTACTGTATTTTCGATACAGACTACCGCCTGGGAAAAGTGGATATTTTTTATGAGTTGGGCCCATTAGATGGGTCAGCCAGAGCTTTGCTTCCCATGAGCCTGCTTATCGTAATATGTGTACTTGTTTATGTCTGTTAGGTTACCAGAATATAGAAACAGCGGTAGTGTGGaatgagagacagcagagatACAATCCAAAAATGTGCTGACCTTggagtttttaaaaagttttaaaatagtgaaaaatctCTGTAAGCTGCAGCCTCTACAGTCAATCAAATACAGAAACTGGTGTTTAAAGTTAAACACAGTTTAATCAACAGTATAATAATTAGTGCAGTAGAACAGCAGACAGTAAACCTGGTGCCTATATTATCCACAATGCAACTCTTAGTAAAGGCTAATGTTATCTCTGGCCTCTAGAAGAAATGAGCAGCGTTCTACAGGCTCTCCTATGATTGCCCCTATTAGTTGATAAGTTGataaaatgttggttttggtcTAAGTTTACCAATATTTCTTCATCAAGTAGTCTTTTCTAAGCTGAATGAGATTTCACATCACTGGTAAAGATCCAAAGTGGTGTTATTGCAGTATTTTTTGTAGAGAAACTCAGCTTTACAGACCTGTGCATTGAATCAATTAATTAGCTACCTACTAATTAAGGTAATACAATAGATGTTTAAACAAAAGTAACAGGTCTGCAAGCacagcataaaataaataccagaTTTATCCTAATTAAAGTCCATCATCAGTTAACAACATTAAATCTGATTTGTAAATAAAGTTTAAGAGTTCTCATATTGTTAGTAGTTGTGTTAAACCTGCACATAGAATTTGTGAGAAAATCAATACAAAGTCATGTGACAGTGTTTGTGTAATCATGAGAGTTGCTGTTACAATGTGTATTGGTGTTTCTCCAATcaggctaatgttagctttttattgCATATTGGTTAATGGCCCTTCAGACAGTGTGTCATCTACCTCCAGTATTAAGAGTTTTCTCCCTGTCTGCTGGGGGTGAAATACTGATTTCACATTTGACTTCAGATAATAGACAGGAaatgtccctctgtgtgtgaggATTAGGGGTTCGATGGCGTCCCTAGTCTAAAAAATCCTCCTGGTAACCTGGCTCTTCCAATTGGAGTGAGTCACAAAACACTAAACCTTTCAATGCAGTTACTTTGTACGTGGTCTAAAAATAATGGGTCTAACCTGTGTATGTGCTTAAGTTGATCTTTGACCTTCAGTGACAGCCACACCAAACCACTATATGCCCATTTTCTCAGTTTattcctcccttttctttctgtgtcttttcaGTCGAGTGATTGTGCAGtgcccttgttgttttgtctgtaATCGGTCTAGTGGAGGTGgactatttttaaatatttcttcctctctgacgccttgctgttgttttgtttttcctgtttttctcctGGTGCACTGTTTTTGGGTGAGATGTGGGTTGGATTGGATAATGGAGTGCTCACAATAGGGTTGCCACGATAGATCCTGCCTTTCAACCTTGAACATTTTCTGCACTTCCTTGCTTTCTTTCTACCTGATGTTCATTTATGCAGACTCGACTGATTATATTAGGTTATCTTGGACTTTCTTTTAACAGATTTTTGAAGATCCAGCTTCTTTTAAACTCACATATTGAGCAATACATCTCAAATTTGTTTCTGTCAAACCTGATGCTTctcattacatttgaattaaggGAAGATTGAATTTGACTCCACTTTCTCTAAAGTGGAGGGGGAGGGCTGTTTTTCCAGGCCACAACAAACTGAAATTCACATTACTCCACCTACAGTCGAAAGTCGAGACTTCTTTGATCCATTAGTGTACATTTCCAAAGCTCCCCTCATGCTCACTGTCCAACTGAGTTTCCAGACCTTATAGAGTATGGGGGGTTGGATAAGGCTATGTCATGGAGGACAGAATGTGCTCATTGTtcataattgtttatttaatcgAAACATCCCTCTGGGTGCGGAGCCTAGTCCCGGCTCCCCCTGCTGCCTCCCCGGCTCTTTGTCCCGACACAGAGGGGGAAATGGCCAGCAGCCTCCCTTTTTGAAAACTGTCCAGCTGTCAAAGTGGCAGTGACATTTTCACAATGCTTCCCTGGGCTCATCTCCTCTGTCCGCACCCCTGCCCCCGGCACTGTAAGCCTCCCCTCTCCATCCCCCCATCCAGCGGGCAGTCGGACGGCCCCAGAGCCAAATCCACGTGTGACAGACAAATGAGCTGCAGTTTACAGACCCCAaactttttgctttcttctgctTCTCATCTcacctccctctgcctctctgtagCTCCACAAACTAAACACTGACCAAgcaggaaattaaaaaacattttcccatgTTCTAAAGACCATGACTTCCTCATGTCGTCCAAATGTAATCATACCACTCTTGGAGTGTTTGAGTGAGCCACTTATCCAGTTTCCCTCACCTTGCAGTTTTCTTTTCACAGAGAGATTTCTATTTTGGCAACCCTATATTGTTCTAATCCCTACTAGCAGGCATTTCCTTGGTGTTCTTGACTGGTGGATGGACTGGGGCTGGGTGGTGGGTGGGTGCTTGGGCGCAGTGTGATGGAGTTGGGTTTGGGTTTTAGTGTAGGTGCTTTCAACTCTGTGTGAATCAATCTAACCtttcatatgtgtgtttgtttcacagCATCCCGGCTCACTATGTGTATCCTCAGGCCTTCGTACAGCCTAGTGTGGTCATCCCTCATGTGCAACCTACAGCCAGTGCGCCCGCCACCGCTTCCTCTCCCTACATCGACTACACTGGAGCGGCCTACGCACAGTATTCTGCAGCTGCAGCCAgtgctgctgcagcagctgcataTGAGCAGTATCCCTACGCCGCATCCCCCGCCGCCGCAGGCTACATGGCTACTGCGGGATACGGCTACGCAGTCCAGCAGCCTTTGGCCACAGCTGCCCCAGGCTCAGCCGCCGCTGCAGCCGCTGCCTTCGGTCAGTACCAGCCTCAGCAGCTGCAAGCCGACCGCATGCAATAGCAGCCACTGCAACCACTGGACATGCAGAGCGAGGATTCCCGCC harbors:
- the rbm24a gene encoding RNA-binding protein 24, producing the protein MHTTQKDTTYTKIFVGGLPYHTTDSSLRKYFEVFGEIEEAVVITDRQTGKSRGYGFVTMGDRSAADRACKDPNPIIDGRKANVNLAYLGAKPRVMQQGFTFGVPQIHPAFIQRPYGIPAHYVYPQAFVQPSVVIPHVQPTASAPATASSPYIDYTGAAYAQYSAAAASAAAAAAYEQYPYAASPAAAGYMATAGYGYAVQQPLATAAPGSAAAAAAAFGQYQPQQLQADRMQ